A window of Komagataella phaffii GS115 chromosome 1, complete sequence contains these coding sequences:
- a CDS encoding Peripheral membrane protein required for vesicle formation, protein MAAWMPQNIQKRLLRYVLQQLSLFAEIDLPNLDVSLGTNSKVHLKELQLDPDKVDIPNFYLRNGVVDDMDLTLTLSNGVNIEATGVNLTLAPSMTNGVDFDPGKLSFSLYQSTADLATSVFFVDQDNNELPKTDKELDDEHDSSKNVANDDDSSPLADKENPKQPSKMGNMMAKAVEMALSRLQVQLKDINLTIITDESTFQICIEEASFDTTDGVRKIEFKGAELSVLKPSVYPGDQPQGESQDDSEDDDSVDESSSFDSHPTDFMSSSFIGSREELENSMLNSQSSVYMSATSKLLTKPKHSTRHPSETKPSVTLGHVNEGTLTFEGLQSFENVSIIIDQIHVAVSPIPESLTALLETLSKRLKILRVHSAKSKTSNTTTYTFSSKDGLQEEPEFSDQISTSSSTGFKELKINEIVISLNSALGKNGAFAIDNSLCLSIESLELAMVSEGNLSGTLKTLKMNKSETSEVFSFQPGSNYDVRFEMILDDDNDLYNITILCPKPGVFNLNEEVLNHLLSFCSKIPSTLHSLQSYQYQKAKLASLSNPQSNSNNDQENEIYLQTASFEFILQLTSSDKVKLTSFPLSFNSNTGVIEVERIVVERKFKENQVQGDPPSQDRFKMQPHKSTNSGCLTCRKRQVKCDERKPFCLNCEKSEQKCTGFTHLSKDLPSSSSSLSSDDSYKSILLINGLKTYLFKKPKKVKTFDKSGIQCSYLSPNASEIELIELEMTMSDFTSLIDSLELFFEQLKVVNHPKMDIAKEKTVFRTSFNSRNPVRNPRALGSQTGAMFSHSSLVSFLRINSVSFLLKEALNGFGDVSGRIKSINCNFHVKGFQDFFVGSLDVARIHKLSSQLILEKVDAPGNKKPMLIARLKSSSLTIQLADCLAHYYGEWFSFLHQCNMKEREIVKRQEDIGPKDRARDSNNFVISLHLNNIIIELNPVSLKSKAVLFIKKGCGTVTFGSQRLSISSSLTEITPLLIDDTKNLKNEIKLDSKNSHPLGNSFLLLLMDMGYISMGMLSSVSVSFETESSASLIAPVNVNVMCDTLRLDICADSLQCLLNLIKDLRQPIIVPFEQKYRTQPETPLDALKDVDFDAFLPQKTKDSNNVAATKTRTFSETALNGAFRPKVYSDGSLEIIDNYYEHESVNQGLDNRTYGDLEVFEENSEDDISLENSLNMKHDHFYHTSFMDNTRNTEHVPFKLNLSVEAVYIRLFDGYDWKETRVSILNAVRRVEAKAAAELSRIEKIRNTKLRRDSSASNSGNEGSLQTDDDSATSGSVSEPVIEETLYQSIHLSLPVGMEPTLLAERVNNDVNFKRASSDSLDKTQSPSSVSSKSQVSSPQTRRLKLKRSTFHKVALELRNLSITFKLLSSFDPTTIKNKSSIRNPNSAEIVNRISVEVDDFLITDNIPTSTWKTFVTYLKEAGSRELNSKMVHLDIATIRPTRLLATTEMRIETNVLPLRLYVDQDTLDFLTRFGEFKDLRFVPQVVDDDDLFVSKLHVFPVRLKLDYKPKTVDYAGIRSGKTSEFMNFFILDEASMVLRDVVLYGVKITKLNPILNGIWTPDITRNQLKGVLSGLASINSVVKISSGFKDLIAIPMEEYRRDGRLITGVRKGAFSFAKTTGNELLKLGVKLVAGTQTILENTEQVLGGEGNLARMPVQVKERKQRRDSDEGNFYVITDRQTYERNLKKTSMNESIIGKTSLREANRFDEEYDDDDDDEDDLVNKIKPHLRNTMLDSQLFLDDNEIEDEYEEQETDESQKTISLYANQPTTMKEGLQLAYQSFGRNIDSAKRAISKASSKVSEDNRTSNIAYEVMKATPVVVLRPIIGTTEAVSKALLGGLNQFDPDNRSKSEDKYKQ, encoded by the coding sequence ATGGCAGCTTGGATGCCACAAAATATACAAAAACGGCTGTTGCGCTACGTGTTGCAACAGCTGTCTTTGTTTGCGGAGATTGACCTTCCCAATTTAGATGTCTCTCTTGGGACCAACTCCAAGGTGCATCTTAAGGAACTTCAGTTAGATCCTGATAAGGTCGATATCCCAAATTTTTACCTTCGTAATGGAGTGGTCGATGATATGGACTTGACTCTCACTTTATCGAATGGTGTCAACATTGAAGCAACGGGTGTCAACCTAACTCTGGCTCCTTCTATGACAAATGGAGTAGATTTTGACCCTGGAAAGCTATCATTTTCCCTTTATCAAAGCACTGCTGATTTGGCCACTTCAGTCTTTTTCGTTGACCAAGACAACAATGAACTTCCCAAGACAGATAAAGAATTGGATGATGAACatgattcttcaaaaaatgtggctaatgatgatgattcAAGCCCACTTGCTGATAAAGAGAACCCCAAACAGCCAAGCAAAATGGGTAACATGATGGCCAAGGCTGTAGAAATGGCCCTTTCTAGGCTCCAGGTTCAGTTAAAAGATATCAATCTGACTATTATAACAGACGAAAGTACGTTTCAGATCTGCATTGAAGAAGCATCTTTTGATACTACGGATGGGGTTAGAAAAATTGAATTTAAAGGAGCTGAGTTAAGTGTTTTAAAGCCTTCAGTTTATCCTGGAGATCAACCCCAAGGTGAATCACAAGATGATAGTGAAGACGATGATTCGGTTGATGAGAGTAGTTCCTTTGATTCACATCCAACAGATTTCATGTCGTCATCGTTTATAGGAAGCAGAgaggaacttgaaaacaGTATGCTCAACTCACAAAGTTCTGTCTATATGAGTGCAACCTCCAAACTACTTACGAAACCGAAGCATTCAACCCGTCATCCATCTGAAACAAAACCTTCGGTTACACTAGGACACGTTAATGAAGGTACGCTCACGTTCGAAGGGTtacaaagttttgaaaatgtaTCCATCATTATTGACCAAATTCACGTTGCAGTGAGTCCGATTCCCGAATCTCTAACAGCATTACTGGAAACACTATCCAAGAGACTTAAAATTTTAAGAGTTCACTCTGCAAAGTCCAAGACAAGTAACACAACTACATATACATTCAGCTCTAAAGATGGGCTACAAGAGGAACCAGAGTTTTCTGATCAAATCAGTACTAGCAGCTCGACTGgcttcaaagagttgaaaatTAACGAAATTGTGATTTCTTTAAATTCAGCACTGGGAAAGAATGGTGCTTTTGCAATAGATAACTCACTCTGTCTTAGTATCGAATCTCTTGAATTAGCAATGGTCTCTGAAGGTAATCTCTCCGGAACACTAAAGACTCTGAAAATGAATAAGTCTGAAACTAGTGAAGTGTTTTCCTTCCAGCCAGGTTCCAATTACGATGTACGATTTGAAATGATCCTTGACGATGATAATGACCTTTACAATATTACTATACTATGTCCAAAGCCTGGGGTGTTCAATCTCAATGAAGAGGTATTGAACCATTTGTTATCATTTTGTTCGAAGATACCAAGTACGTTACATTCGTTGCAAAGTTATCAGTACCAGAAAGCAAAACTGGCATCGCTTTCCAACCCACAGTCAAACTCAAATAATGATCaggaaaatgaaatttATTTACAAACGGcatcttttgaattcaTTTTACAGTTAACATCCTCTGACAAAGTGAAATTAACTTCCTTTCCTCTATCATTTAACTCTAATACCGGAGTTATAGAAGTAGAGAGAATAGTAGTAGAGCGTAAATTCAAGGAAAATCAAGTACAAGGAGACCCTCCCTCTCAAGATAGATTTAAAATGCAGCCTCATAAGTCAACAAACTCTGGATGCCTAACTTGCCGCAAAAGACAAGTCAAGTGTGACGAACGCAAGCCGTTTTGTCTAAACTGTGAAAAAAGCGAACAGAAGTGTACTGGTTTTACCCATTTATCCAAAGATCTCCCTTCCAGTTCCTCTTCTCTCAGTTCAGATGACTCTTATAAATCGATACTATTAATCAATGGTCTGAAAACTTATCTATTCAAGAAGCCGAAGAAGGTGAAAACTTTCGATAAATCTGGAATCCAATGTTCGTATTTGTCGCCTAATGCTTCGGAAATTGAACTGATTGAGCTAGAAATGACAATGTCAGATTTTACTTCTTTGATTGATTCGTTGGAGCTTTTTTTTGAGCAGCTGAAAGTTGTGAATCATCCGAAGATGGATATAGCTAAGGAGAAAACAGTTTTCCGGACCTCATTCAACTCCAGAAATCCTGTCAGGAATCCCAGGGCTCTTGGTTCCCAAACAGGGGCAATGTTTTCCCATTCGTCACTAGTCTCATTTCTTAGAATAAACTCTgtttcatttcttttgaaagaagctTTGAATGGATTTGGTGATGTCTCTGGTAGAATAAAGTCTATTAATTGTAACTTTCATGTTAAAGGCTTTCAAGACTTTTTTGTTGGGAGCTTAGACGTTGCTAGAATCCACAAATTATCGTCCCAATTGATACTGGAGAAAGTTGATGCTCCAGGAAACAAAAAACCAATGCTAATTGCTAGGTTGAAATCATCGTCTCTGACGATCCAACTGGCTGATTGTCTTGCTCATTATTACGGTGAATGGTTCTCATTCTTGCACCAATGCAATATGAAGGAAAGGGAAATTGTGAAGCGCCAAGAAGATATTGGTCCCAAAGATAGAGCTCGTGATTCAAACAACTTTGTCATCAGTCTCCACCTAAACAATATAATTATTGAATTGAATCCAGTAAGCTTGAAAAGTAAAGCTGTTTTGTTCATCAAGAAAGGATGTGGAACTGTGACTTTTGGTTCTCAAAGACTTTCAATCTCATCGTCTCTAACTGAGATTACGCCCTTACTGATAGATGATACAAAGAATCTAAAGAATGAGATAAAACTGgattcaaaaaactcaCATCCTTTGGGTAATTCTTTCTTGCTGTTGCTTATGGACATGGGATATATCTCTATGGGGATGCTTTCCTCGGTCTCcgtttcttttgaaactgagAGCAGCGCATCTCTGATAGCACCTGTTAATGTAAATGTTATGTGTGATACTTTACGTCTCGATATATGTGCTGACTCCTTACAGTGTTTGCTTAACTTAATCAAAGATTTAAGACAACCGATAATAGTTCCATTTGAACAAAAGTACAGGACACAACCTGAAACTCCTTTGGATGCTCTTAAAGACGTTGACTTTGATGCATTTCTTCCAcagaaaacaaaagactCAAATAATGTTGCTGCGACAAAAACACGTACCTTTTCAGAAACAGCGTTGAATGGTGCATTCAGACCAAAAGTGTATTCGGACGGTTCGTTGGAGATAATTGATAACTACTACGAACATGAATCTGTGAATCAAGGGTTAGACAATCGCACTTATGGGGATCTTGaagtctttgaagagaacTCCGAAGATGacatttctttggaaaactctCTCAACATGAAACATGATCACTTTTACCATACTTCTTTTATGGATAATACAAGAAACACAGAACATGTGCCTTTCAAACTTAATCTTAGTGTTGAAGCTGTATACATCAGGTTATTTGATGGTTATGATTGGAAGGAAACTCGAGTATCGATTTTGAACGCAGTGCGAAGAGTTGAAGCCAAAGCAGCTGCAGAGCTTTCCAGAATTGAGAAGATTAGGAATACCAAGTTGCGGAGAGATTCCTCAGCCTCCAACTCTGGTAATGAAGGCTCTCTTCAAACTGATGATGACTCTGCCACGAGTGGTTCCGTCTCGGAACCAGTGATAGAAGAAACCCTTTATCAATCCATACATTTATCCCTCCCAGTTGGAATGGAGCCAACTTTGTTAGCTGAAAGGGTCAACAATGATGtaaacttcaaaagagcTAGTTCAGATTCTCTAGACAAGACACAGTCTCCAAGTTCTGTCAGTTCAAAGTCGCAGGTATCGTCTCCACAAACTAGACGCCTGAAACTCAAGAGGTCCACTTTTCATAAAGTTGCCTTGGAATTACGAAATCTGAGCATAACTTTCAAGCTGTTAAGTTCTTTTGATCCCACAacaatcaaaaataaaTCGAGTATTCGAAATCCCAACTCAGCAGAGATTGTCAATAGAATTTCTGTTGAGGTGGATGATTTCTTAATTACTGATAATATTCCCACCTCAACATGGAAAACATTTGTAACATATTTGAAGGAAGCTGGGTCTAGAGAGttgaattcaaagatgGTCCATCTGGATATTGCTACAATTAGACCCACTAGGTTGTTGGCCACTACAGAGATGAGAATAGAGACTAACGTGTTACCATTGAGGCTATATGTAGACCAAGACACCCTTGACTTTTTGACTAGGTTTGGAGAGTTTAAGGACTTGAGGTTTGTTCCTCAAGTGGTCGATGACGATGATCTTTTTGTGTCTAAACTTCACGTTTTCCCAGTTCGTCTAAAGTTAGATTATAAACCCAAGACGGTTGATTATGCAGGAATAAGATCTGGAAAGACTAGTGAGTTTATGAACTTTTTTATACTTGATGAGGCTTCAATGGTTCTTCGAGATGTTGTACTGTATGGGGTTAAAATAACCAAGTTAAATCCCATACTAAACGGAATATGGACACCTGATATTACTCGCAATCAACTGAAAGGTGTTCTTTCGGGGTTAGCATCTATCAACTCGGTTGTTAAAATTAGCTCCGGATTCAAGGATTTAATTGCTATTCCTATGGAAGAGTATCGTCGAGATGGAAGATTGATTACTGGAGTACGGAAGGGGGCCTTTTCATTTGCAAAGACCACAGGAAACGAACTACTGAAGCTGGGAGTCAAGCTGGTGGCTGGAACGCAAaccattcttgaaaataCTGAGCAAGTTTTGGGTGGTGAAGGAAATCTGGCTAGAATGCCAGTTCAGGTTAAAGAGAGGAAACAACGAAGAGATTCTGATGAGGGCAACTTCTATGTCATTACCGATCGTCAAACATACGagagaaatttgaaaaagacaTCAATGAACGAGTCTATCATTGGGAAGACCTCGCTACGGGAAGCCAATCgttttgatgaagagtacgatgacgacgacgacgatgaagatgatttaGTGAATAAAATTAAACCGCACTTAAGGAACACTATGTTGGATAGCCAATTGTTTCTGGATGATAACgagattgaagatgagTACGAGGAGCAAGAGACCGACGAGTCTCAAAAAACTATCAGCTTATATGCCAACCAGCCTACTACCATGAAGGAAGGGCTGCAACTTGCGTACCAGTCGTTTGGTAGGAATATTGACTCCGCTAAGCGGGCTATATCCAAAGCAAGCTCTAAGGTATCAGAGGACAACCGTACATCTAATATTGCATATGAGGTGATGAAAGCAACTCCTGTGGTTGTGCTACGACCCATCATTGGAACAACAGAAGCTGTTTCAAAAGCATTATTAGGTGGGCTTAACCAATTCGATCCAGATAATAGGAGCAAGTCTGAGGATAAATACAAACAgtaa
- a CDS encoding Zinc-finger DNA-binding protein, giving the protein MSKRHTNNRDRDGDDRRNRTRIDFITNSDSPKQTNLHHFPRLPTQMSIMGHSDASPEVSEIAPPTPPVKQTEEDIKFLQLANEALEKIGTIDPSIKQVLTRLQYAAPPHGGVPMGNAFSASSVNSVVQNTPLVDELAINHFPNFNNDIFYDEHHLNLHSNNNNNNTNKSIPSVAGTTPTPTTANTLGETTYRKRVYEQVSPTSSMSSQSSSKVDKPFICSKCALAFRRSSDLKRHEKIHLEVLPNICSRCQKGFARKDALKRHIDTLTCKRNREKLMVKQRLQDSDSGDNGDKGVVHDIFSQFGFGK; this is encoded by the coding sequence ATGAGCAAACGGCATACTAACAACCGTGATAGAGACGGTGACGATAGAAGGAACAGAACCCgaattgatttcatcaCCAATTCCGACTCGCCAAAGCAAACCAATTTACATCACTTTCCGAGACTTCCTACACAGATGTCGATTATGGGACACAGCGATGCCTCCCCTGAAGTATCTGAGATAGCGCCTCCCACGCCGCCTGTCAAACAGACGGAGGAAGACATCAAGTTTTTGCAGTTAGCCAATGAGGCACTTGAAAAAATCGGCACGATTGATCCTTCCATCAAACAGGTCTTGACGAGATTGCAATACGCTGCACCTCCGCATGGTGGTGTTCCCATGGGCAACGCTTTCAGTGCGAGCAGCGTCAATAGCGTCGTTCAGAACACACCCTTGGTGGATGAACTGGCGATTAACCATTTCCCtaacttcaacaatgaCATTTTTTATGACGAACACCATCTGAACCTCCATAGCAACAAtaacaacaacaatacCAACAAAAGTATACCGAGCGTCGCCGGTACGACGCCGACACCTACTACTGCAAATACTTTAGGCGAGACTACATACCGAAAACGTGTCTACGAGCAGGTTTCTCCGACATCCTCCATGTCGTCACAGAGCTCATCTAAGGTTGATAAACCCTTTATCTGCTCTAAGTGTGCACTGGCGTTCCGGCGCTCGTCGGATCTGAAAAGACATGAGAAAATCCATTTGGAGGTGCTTCCGAATATCTGTTCCAGATGTCAGAAGGGCTTCGCCAGGAAAGACGCTTTGAAGAGACACATTGATACTTTAACGTGCAAGAGAAATAGAGAAAAGCTGATGGTCAAACAGCGGTTACAAGACTCAGACTCTGGAGACAACGGGGATAAAGGAGTGGTCCATGACATTTTTTCGCAGTTCGGTTTTGGTAAATAG
- a CDS encoding Subunit beta1 of the nascent polypeptide-associated complex (NAC) involved in protein targeting, which translates to MPIDQQKLEKLQKSGPRRVGGARLKQKRSNRDAEADDTKLQATLQKFNVQTLTGVEEANFFKDDGKVLHFNRVGVQAAANYNTYAFTGYAQEKNITDLIPGILPQLGAENLQFLQQIAESLQKNPDALNALKNQNQEGAEAEDDSEIPELVEGETFDKNID; encoded by the coding sequence ATGccaattgatcaacagAAATTAGAGAAGCTACAAAAGAGTGGCCCAAGAAGAGTCGGAGGTGCCAGACTCAAGCAGAAAAGATCCAACAGAGATGCTGAGGCTGATGACACCAAATTGCAAGCCACTCTGCAGAAGTTCAACGTCCAGACTTTGACTGGTGTCGAGGAGGctaacttcttcaaagatgacGGAAAGGTACTGCACTTCAACAGAGTCGGTGTTCAGGCTGCTGCCAACTACAACACTTATGCTTTCACTGGCTACGCTCAAGAGAAGAACATCACCGATTTGATTCCAGGTATTTTGCCACAATTGGGTGCTGAGAACTTGCAATTCTTGCAACAGATTGCTGAGTCTTTGCAGAAGAACCCAGATGCTTTGAACgctttgaagaaccagaaCCAGGAGGGAGCTGAGGCCGAAGACGATTCTGAGATTCCAGAGTTGGTCGAAGGGGAGACCTTTGACAAGAACATCGATTAG
- a CDS encoding One of several homologs of bacterial chaperone DnaJ, located in the ER lumen — translation MKIWLVLLLVFATVFAETDYYKVLGVAKNADEKDIKKAYRSLSKKFHPDKNPGDDEAAQKFIQVGEAYDVLGDPEKRQRYDRFGAEGLDSRQEQFHDPFDMFQQFFGGGGQQHRGKPKGKSSLLHLEFSLQDFYNGASNDFRIEMQNICETCSGSGSQDGKVHQCDTCKGHGRVVQTRQFGGGMQQRFETICPKCSGTGNLITHKCKKCQGNRVVRGPRIHNVHLGAGTSRNHVEILEGQGDQSPDWIAGDLQIMFKEKAEGNMGYRRIGNNLYRDEALTLKEALHGGWERQIAFLDKIENTITLSKKKGEVVVDGQVDTIKGRGMPLHDHYDEHGDLFIKYHIIYPQQIRDEL, via the coding sequence ATGAAGATATGGCTGGTACTTCTTTTAGTTTTTGCCACGGTGTTTGCCGAGACAGATTATTATAAAGTTCTTGGAGTAGCTAAAAATGCggatgaaaaagatatcaagaagGCCTACAGATCGTTGAGTAAGAAGTTTCATCCAGATAAGAACCCGGGTGATGATGAAGCCGCTCAAAAGTTCAttcaagttggagaagCTTATGATGTGCTTGGTGATCCCGAGAAGCGTCAAAGGTATGACAGATTTGGAGCAGAAGGACTGGACTCAAGACAGGAACAATTCCATGATCCATTTGACATGTTTCAACAGTTCTTCGGAGGAGGTGGACAGCAACACAGAGGCAAACCAAAGGGTAAGAGTTCCTTGTTACATTTAGAATTCAGTCTACAAGACTTTTACAATGGTGCTAGTAACGACTTTAGAATCGAAATGCAGAATATCTGTGAAACTTGTTCTGGATCAGGTTCACAAGACGGGAAAGTTCATCAATGTGACACTTGCAAAGGGCACGGGCGTGTTGTTCAAACGAGACAGTTTGGTGGTGGCATGCAACAGAGGTTTGAAACAATTTGCCCAAAATGTTCAGGAACAGGAAATCTGATCACTCACAAGTGTAAGAAATGCCAAGGAAACCGTGTAGTTAGAGGACCCAGAATTCACAATGTGCATTTGGGGGCGGGAACTAGTAGGAACCATGTTGAGATCCTGGAAGGTCAGGGAGACCAGTCTCCAGACTGGATTGCAGGTGATCTACAAATCATGTTCAAGGAGAAAGCCGAAGGCAACATGGGGTATAGAAGAATAGGAAACAACCTGTACAGAGACGAAGCATTAACGCTGAAAGAGGCATTGCATGGTGGCTGGGAGAGACAAATTGCGTTTTTGGATAAAATAGAGAACACGATTACtctttccaagaagaaaggagaGGTGGTAGTTGACGGCCAAGTAGACACCATCAAGGGTAGAGGGATGCCATTACATGACCACTATGACGAACATGGTGATCTCTTTATCAAGTACCATATCATTTACCCGCAACAAATTAGAGACGAATTGTGA